A window of Zingiber officinale cultivar Zhangliang chromosome 5A, Zo_v1.1, whole genome shotgun sequence contains these coding sequences:
- the LOC121982725 gene encoding uncharacterized protein LOC121982725 translates to MASSKMTLAFALLSGLLPLFPSAFGAVTCEELPKDLCAFAVSSESKRCLLESVHRGGGRTEYQCRTSEVEVEWRMRDWVETDECVWACGVSRDATGISSDALLEPEFVGKLCSAACYRNCPNIVDLYFNLAAGEGVFLPDLCAVHKVNPRRAMAELLSSGAAFGGAAAAAPTSY, encoded by the exons ATGGCTTCTTCTAAGATGACCCTGGCCTTCGCTCTTCTCTCTGGATTACTCCCCCTCTTTCCCTCCGCTTTTGGGGCCGTCACCTGCGAGGAGCTGCCCAAGGATCTGTGCGCCTTCGCGGTCTCGTCGGAGTCGAAGCGGTGCCTGCTGGAGAGCGTTCACCGGGGCGGCGGCCGGACGGAATACCAGTGCCGTACgtcggaggtggaggtggagtgGAGGATGAGGGACTGGGTCGAGACCGACGAGTGCGTGTGGGCGTGCGGTGTCAGCCGCGACGCCACCGGCATCTCCTCCGACGCCCTCCTCGAGCCCGAGTTCGTCGGAAAGCTCTGCTCCGCCGCGTGCTACCGGAACTGCCCCAACATCGTCGACCTCTACTTCAACCTCGCCGCCGGCGAAG GTGTTTTTCTACCGGATTTGTGCGCGGTGCATAAAGTGAATCCCCGGCGAGCGATGGCGGAGCTTCTCAGCTCCGGCGCAGCGTTTGGCGGCGCCGCTGCTGCTGCACCGACATCCTACTGA